The following are from one region of the Prevotella communis genome:
- the htpG gene encoding molecular chaperone HtpG, translated as MQKGNIGVTTENIFPVIKKFLYSDQEIFLREMVSNAVDATQKLKTLKEKGEYTGELDDLTVRVSLDTEKGTITISDHGIGMTEEEIDKYINQIAFSGVTDFLEKYKDNANNIIGHFGLGFYSSFMVSKKVEIITKSWKEGSKAVKWSCDGSPAYEIDDAEREAHGSDIILYVDDDSKEFLDKFKLEGLLNKYCKFLPVPVAFGKKTEWKDGKQVETAEDNIINNVEPLWTKTPSTLKDEDYKSFYRTLYPMHDEPLFWIHLNVDYPFNLTGILYFPRIKNSLELQKNKIQLYCNQVFVTDQVEGIVPEFLTLLHGVIDSPDIPLNVSRSYLQSDREVKKISTYITKKVSDRLKAIFNEDRKAYEEKWDDLKLFINYGILTEENFYDRAKDFSLFKDTEGKYFTFDEYKTLIEAAQKDKDGNLVYLYATKKDDQYSYIKAAQDKGYSVLLFDGQLDVPCIQTLEQKFEKSRFTRVDSDTVDHLIQKEDKSKTDLSDTERDNLSAMFQTQMPKLDKAEFIVEVNALGSEQRPVVITQNEWMRRMKEMSRYQSGMGFYGQMPDTFNIVLNSDHALIKRVLGDAQAQLGEELKPIEGEIKGQEARLAALNQQTEGKKPEEISQEIKDDKANTQKAIDEQKEKKEGVLRGFAEKNDVIHQLIDLALLQNGMLKGEALDKFLQRSVELIK; from the coding sequence ATGCAAAAAGGCAATATCGGGGTTACGACCGAGAACATTTTCCCCGTCATCAAAAAGTTTCTCTATAGCGATCAGGAGATTTTCCTTCGTGAGATGGTGTCTAACGCTGTGGATGCCACACAGAAATTAAAGACTCTCAAAGAGAAGGGTGAATATACTGGTGAACTGGATGACCTGACCGTACGCGTCAGCCTGGATACCGAAAAAGGAACCATCACCATCAGCGACCACGGTATCGGCATGACCGAGGAGGAGATTGACAAGTATATCAATCAGATAGCCTTCTCAGGCGTAACCGATTTCCTTGAGAAATATAAGGATAATGCCAACAATATCATTGGTCACTTCGGTCTGGGTTTCTACTCTTCATTCATGGTTTCCAAGAAGGTGGAGATTATCACCAAGTCATGGAAAGAGGGTTCAAAGGCCGTGAAATGGAGCTGCGACGGTTCGCCAGCCTATGAGATTGATGATGCTGAGCGCGAGGCTCACGGTTCTGACATCATCCTCTATGTCGATGATGACTCCAAGGAATTCCTCGATAAGTTCAAGCTTGAGGGACTGCTGAACAAGTATTGCAAGTTCCTGCCCGTTCCCGTGGCTTTTGGTAAGAAGACTGAGTGGAAAGACGGCAAACAGGTAGAGACAGCCGAGGATAACATTATTAATAATGTAGAGCCGCTGTGGACGAAGACTCCCTCTACGCTGAAGGATGAGGACTACAAGTCGTTCTACCGTACCCTCTACCCCATGCACGATGAACCTCTGTTCTGGATTCACCTGAACGTGGACTATCCATTTAACCTTACGGGTATTCTTTACTTCCCACGCATCAAGAACTCGCTGGAACTGCAGAAGAACAAGATTCAGCTCTACTGCAATCAGGTGTTCGTGACCGATCAGGTAGAGGGTATCGTACCAGAGTTCCTGACCCTGCTTCATGGTGTTATCGACTCACCCGACATTCCTCTGAACGTGTCTCGTTCTTACCTCCAGAGCGACCGTGAGGTCAAGAAGATCTCTACCTATATCACCAAGAAGGTATCTGACCGACTGAAGGCTATCTTCAATGAGGACCGCAAGGCCTATGAGGAGAAATGGGACGACCTGAAACTCTTCATCAACTACGGTATCCTGACCGAGGAGAATTTCTATGATCGTGCCAAGGACTTCTCACTCTTCAAGGATACAGAGGGTAAATACTTCACATTCGACGAGTACAAGACGCTCATCGAGGCTGCCCAGAAGGATAAGGACGGCAATCTGGTTTACCTCTATGCTACAAAAAAGGACGACCAGTACTCTTATATCAAGGCTGCCCAGGACAAGGGCTACTCTGTGCTGCTCTTCGACGGACAGCTTGACGTTCCTTGTATCCAGACCTTGGAGCAGAAATTCGAAAAGAGTCGTTTCACACGTGTTGACTCTGACACCGTAGATCACCTCATCCAGAAGGAAGACAAGTCCAAGACAGACCTGAGTGACACAGAGCGTGACAATCTGTCAGCCATGTTCCAGACTCAGATGCCTAAACTCGACAAGGCTGAGTTTATCGTTGAGGTGAACGCCCTGGGCAGCGAACAGCGTCCTGTTGTCATCACACAAAACGAGTGGATGCGCCGTATGAAGGAGATGAGCCGTTATCAGAGTGGCATGGGCTTCTACGGACAGATGCCCGACACATTCAACATCGTGCTGAATAGTGATCACGCCCTGATTAAGCGTGTACTTGGCGATGCTCAGGCCCAACTGGGTGAAGAGCTCAAGCCCATCGAGGGTGAAATCAAGGGACAGGAAGCCCGTCTGGCTGCGCTGAACCAGCAGACAGAGGGTAAGAAGCCTGAGGAAATTTCACAGGAAATCAAGGACGACAAGGCCAATACCCAGAAGGCTATCGACGAACAGAAAGAGAAGAAGGAAGGCGTGCTTCGCGGCTTTGCTGAGAAGAACGACGTCATCCATCAGCTCATCGACCTGGCCCTGCTCCAGAACGGTATGCTTAAGGGCGAAGCACTCGATAAGTTCCTGCAGCGTAGCGTTGAACTTATCAAGTAG
- the uvrB gene encoding excinuclease ABC subunit UvrB has protein sequence MDFKLTSKYKPTGDQPEAIRELTDGVNRGDRAQVLLGVTGSGKTFTMANVIANVNRPTLILSHNKTLAAQLYDEMRGFFPDNAVEYYVSYYDYYQPEAYLPSSDTYIEKDLAINEEIDRLRLSAVSSLLSGRKDVVVVSSVSCIYGMGSPNALSENVIEIRQGQNIERNALLRKLVQSLYVRNDLALERGNFRVKGDTVDIYMAYSEKILRINFWDDEIDTIEELEPVTMLRMGRYAEYKIYPANLFMTTQEQTNKAIHDIQDDLTKQVAFFEELGDGIKAQRIKERVEYDMEMIKELGHCSGIENYSRYFDGRQPGERPYCLLDFFPDDFLLFIDESHVSVPQIGAMYGGDRARKTNLVEYGFRLPAAFDNRPLTFDEFQKEVNQVIYVSATPADFELEESEGVVVEQVIRPTGLLDPEIEVRPSEHQIDDLLEEIRIRIERQERVLVTTLTKRMAEELSEFLLNHGVNTAYIHSDVATLDRVQILEKLRQGEYDVLVGVNLLREGLDLPEVSLVAILDADKEGFLRSRRSLVQTAGRAARNINGRVIMYADTITRSMQETIDETNRRRMKQLRYNEEHHITPKQVQKSLKSSLSRDDRPDIKELKLTATTSQPASMAADPIVERMTRPQIEKLIVETTKRMKEAAKQLDFLQAAQYRDEIIRLQKEIELK, from the coding sequence ATGGACTTTAAACTGACTTCTAAATACAAACCTACTGGTGATCAGCCAGAGGCAATTCGAGAACTGACCGACGGTGTAAACCGCGGTGACCGGGCCCAGGTATTGCTGGGTGTTACCGGATCAGGAAAAACATTTACGATGGCAAACGTGATTGCCAACGTGAACCGCCCTACCCTGATTCTTAGTCACAACAAGACCCTTGCAGCCCAGTTGTACGATGAGATGCGGGGCTTCTTCCCTGACAACGCCGTTGAGTATTATGTCAGCTATTATGACTACTACCAACCGGAGGCTTACCTGCCATCCAGCGATACGTATATCGAAAAGGACCTGGCTATCAACGAGGAGATAGACCGCCTGCGCCTTTCGGCCGTAAGCAGTTTGCTTTCAGGACGAAAAGATGTGGTCGTTGTATCTTCTGTTTCATGCATCTACGGCATGGGAAGCCCTAACGCCTTGTCAGAAAACGTGATAGAAATCCGCCAGGGGCAGAACATCGAGCGTAATGCTTTGTTAAGAAAATTAGTGCAGTCTCTCTACGTCAGGAACGACCTGGCGCTGGAACGTGGAAACTTCCGTGTGAAGGGTGATACCGTAGATATCTACATGGCCTACAGCGAGAAGATCCTGCGCATCAATTTCTGGGATGACGAAATTGACACGATCGAGGAACTGGAACCTGTCACCATGCTGCGTATGGGTCGCTATGCGGAGTATAAGATATACCCTGCCAACCTCTTTATGACTACGCAGGAGCAAACCAACAAGGCCATACATGATATTCAGGATGACCTCACCAAACAGGTGGCTTTCTTTGAGGAACTGGGCGATGGAATCAAGGCACAGCGCATCAAGGAACGCGTGGAATATGACATGGAGATGATCAAGGAACTGGGACATTGTTCCGGCATCGAGAACTATTCACGCTATTTTGATGGGCGTCAGCCTGGCGAGCGTCCATATTGCCTGCTGGATTTCTTCCCTGATGACTTCCTGCTCTTCATTGACGAGAGCCATGTGTCTGTACCCCAGATAGGGGCCATGTATGGTGGCGACCGTGCACGCAAGACGAACTTGGTGGAATACGGTTTCCGTCTGCCTGCGGCGTTCGACAACCGTCCGCTGACATTCGACGAGTTCCAGAAGGAGGTCAACCAGGTGATATATGTGAGTGCTACGCCTGCTGACTTTGAGCTAGAAGAGTCGGAAGGCGTTGTCGTAGAACAGGTGATCCGTCCTACCGGTCTTCTAGACCCTGAGATTGAGGTGCGTCCCAGCGAGCATCAGATTGACGACTTGCTGGAGGAGATCCGCATCCGTATAGAGCGTCAGGAACGTGTGCTGGTAACAACGCTGACAAAACGCATGGCGGAGGAACTGTCGGAATTCCTGTTGAACCACGGCGTGAACACAGCCTATATCCATAGTGATGTGGCCACACTGGACCGTGTGCAGATTCTGGAAAAACTGCGTCAGGGAGAATATGATGTGCTGGTGGGTGTCAACCTGCTGCGTGAAGGACTGGACCTGCCTGAGGTGTCGTTGGTGGCAATTCTCGATGCCGACAAGGAAGGATTCCTTCGCAGTCGCCGTTCGTTGGTTCAGACGGCCGGCCGTGCAGCCCGAAACATCAATGGCAGGGTGATTATGTATGCCGATACCATCACGCGCTCCATGCAGGAAACGATCGACGAGACCAACCGCCGCCGTATGAAACAGTTGCGCTATAACGAGGAACATCATATCACGCCAAAACAGGTGCAGAAGTCCTTGAAGAGTTCGCTGTCGCGCGACGACCGTCCGGATATCAAGGAACTCAAGCTGACTGCCACGACAAGCCAGCCTGCCAGCATGGCTGCAGACCCTATCGTAGAACGGATGACACGTCCGCAGATAGAGAAGCTCATTGTCGAGACAACCAAACGCATGAAGGAGGCAGCCAAGCAGTTGGACTTCCTGCAAGCGGCCCAGTATCGCGACGAGATTATCCGTCTGCAGAAGGAAATAGAACTGAAATAA
- a CDS encoding outer membrane protein assembly factor BamD, with protein sequence MKIRTIILCSVAAMMTGCAGEFNRVIKSSDYDYRYEYAKQCFAEGKFGRAEILLQDLITLKKGTDEAEEALYMLAMSQYMNHDFESAEATFRKYFSSYPKGFYAEQAMFYVGQSLYESAPEPRLDQTPTIGAINAYQQFLDFYPNSQLRERAQDRLFELQDKLVMKELLSAQLYYNLGGYFGNINSNSESNYSSSIIVAQNALKTYPYSNHREEFSLLIMKSKFELAENSSADRKLERYQDAEDECYGFLNEYPESKDKALAEKYIEKCKKITKD encoded by the coding sequence ATGAAAATCAGAACCATCATATTGTGCTCCGTCGCAGCCATGATGACGGGATGCGCAGGCGAGTTTAACAGGGTTATCAAGAGTAGCGACTATGATTATCGTTACGAATATGCCAAGCAATGTTTTGCAGAAGGCAAGTTTGGCCGTGCAGAAATATTGCTGCAGGACCTGATAACTTTGAAGAAGGGTACTGACGAGGCAGAGGAAGCCCTCTATATGTTGGCCATGTCGCAGTATATGAACCACGACTTTGAGTCAGCTGAAGCCACGTTCAGGAAGTACTTCTCTTCTTACCCCAAGGGTTTTTATGCTGAGCAGGCTATGTTCTATGTAGGCCAGTCGCTTTATGAGAGCGCTCCGGAGCCCCGTCTGGACCAGACGCCTACCATTGGTGCCATCAACGCCTATCAGCAGTTCCTGGATTTCTATCCCAACTCCCAGTTGCGTGAACGTGCTCAGGACAGGCTCTTTGAGTTGCAGGACAAGCTGGTCATGAAAGAGCTCCTGTCTGCCCAGCTCTACTACAATCTGGGTGGCTATTTCGGAAATATCAACTCCAATAGCGAGAGCAATTACAGCTCAAGCATCATTGTCGCTCAGAATGCCCTGAAGACATACCCTTATTCCAATCACCGCGAGGAATTCTCGCTGCTGATTATGAAGAGTAAGTTCGAACTGGCCGAGAATTCCAGCGCAGACAGGAAACTGGAGCGCTATCAGGATGCTGAGGATGAATGCTATGGATTCCTGAATGAGTATCCTGAGTCCAAGGACAAGGCCTTGGCTGAGAAGTATATTGAGAAATGCAAGAAAATAACGAAAGATTAA
- a CDS encoding DNA-directed RNA polymerase subunit omega, whose translation MDYKKSKAPVNTVTRNIMDLCDETGNIYESVAIIAKRANQISVQIKEDLSKKLAEFASYNESLEEVFENREQIEISRYYEKLPKPSLLATQEFIEGKVYWRDPAKESQTAEA comes from the coding sequence ATGGATTACAAGAAATCAAAAGCACCGGTTAATACCGTGACTCGAAACATTATGGATCTCTGCGATGAGACTGGAAACATTTACGAAAGTGTAGCTATCATAGCTAAGCGCGCTAATCAGATTTCAGTTCAGATTAAGGAAGATCTCTCAAAGAAGTTGGCAGAGTTTGCCTCTTATAACGAATCTTTGGAGGAGGTTTTCGAGAATCGCGAGCAAATCGAGATATCACGTTACTACGAGAAGCTTCCCAAGCCCTCTCTGCTTGCTACACAGGAGTTTATTGAAGGTAAGGTTTATTGGCGCGACCCCGCTAAGGAGTCACAGACTGCAGAGGCATGA
- a CDS encoding DUF4293 domain-containing protein, with amino-acid sequence MIQRIQTVYLLLAAIALVVGCIFEPMGYNKGLTGSMALLTLLIVFLYKNRTYQANICSVLMGIGIVYYVALAVMQPLLEWFAVMPMVAVLFLFLARKGILKDEKLVKSLDRIR; translated from the coding sequence ATGATCCAGCGTATCCAGACCGTATACCTCTTGCTGGCAGCAATCGCTTTAGTGGTGGGGTGTATCTTTGAGCCGATGGGCTATAACAAAGGTCTCACGGGAAGCATGGCTCTCCTGACTCTGCTTATTGTGTTTCTGTATAAGAACCGTACATACCAAGCAAATATCTGTTCTGTTCTTATGGGAATAGGCATAGTCTATTATGTAGCGTTGGCTGTGATGCAGCCTTTACTTGAGTGGTTTGCCGTGATGCCTATGGTGGCAGTTCTCTTCCTGTTCCTTGCCAGAAAAGGAATTCTGAAAGACGAGAAGCTGGTAAAATCGCTCGATAGGATTAGATAA
- the yihA gene encoding ribosome biogenesis GTP-binding protein YihA/YsxC has product MDIKTAEFTLSAPRVSMCPNDTKPEYAFIGRSNVGKSSLINMLSRNKKLAKTSSTPGKTLLINHFLINREWYLVDLPGYGYAKRSKTEVAKLDQMIRGYILEREQLVNVFVLVDIRLEPQKIDLEFINWLGLSSIPFAIIFTKADKLSEGKVKASVDAYVRKMLETWEEMPPYFVTSSEKARGRDEVLDYIDQINKSL; this is encoded by the coding sequence ATGGATATCAAGACCGCAGAATTCACACTTTCAGCCCCCAGGGTTTCCATGTGTCCTAACGACACAAAGCCCGAGTATGCATTCATAGGCCGTTCAAATGTAGGAAAGTCGAGCCTGATCAATATGTTGTCGCGCAACAAGAAGTTGGCGAAGACATCATCCACTCCGGGTAAAACGCTCCTGATTAACCATTTCCTGATTAATCGCGAGTGGTATCTGGTAGACCTTCCCGGCTATGGCTATGCCAAGCGTTCCAAGACTGAAGTAGCCAAACTCGACCAGATGATCCGTGGCTATATCCTGGAGCGCGAGCAGCTGGTGAACGTGTTTGTCCTGGTAGATATCCGGTTGGAACCCCAGAAGATTGACTTGGAATTTATCAATTGGCTGGGATTGTCGTCTATTCCCTTTGCCATCATCTTCACGAAGGCCGATAAACTTTCAGAAGGAAAGGTGAAGGCCAGTGTTGACGCTTATGTCAGGAAGATGCTGGAGACATGGGAAGAGATGCCCCCATATTTCGTCACGTCATCAGAAAAAGCCCGTGGACGTGATGAGGTATTAGACTATATTGACCAAATCAATAAGTCCCTGTAA
- a CDS encoding ABC-F family ATP-binding cassette domain-containing protein, which translates to MAKEIPYLEVQNLTKSFGSLVLFENISFSIAERQRVGLIAKNGTGKSTLLSLLSGKDGYDTGDIIYKRDLKVGFLEQSPVFDPDDSVLDACFNHQGDDEKVLKAKQILTQLKIRDLHQPMRQLSGGQQKRVALANVLITEPDLLILDEPTNHLDLEMIEWLEGFLNRGNKTLLMVTHDRYFLDRVCSVILEIDDRTIYTYRGNYSYYLEKRQERIDNRRAEIARANNLYRTELDWMRRQPQARGHKAKYREDAFYDLERLAKSRIEERAIRLKASNVYIGSKIFECQYISKAFDDTIIMKDFYYNFSRFEKMGIVGNNGTGKSTFLKMLLGQQQPDEGRIVIGETVRFGYFSQEGLKFDEQQKVIDVVRDIAEEVDLGSGRRLSASQFLQHFLFTPEQQHNYVYKLSGGEKRKLYLCTVLMRNPNFLVLDEPTNDLDIVTLQILEEYLQDFPGCVIVVSHDRYFMDKVVDHLLVFKGQGEIKDFPGNYTQYREWQALQPKESASAAQKPAKVTTDTRSERETKRKMSFKEKREFEQLEKDIATLEDEKKQIEDALSSGTLSVDEITQMSKRLPLLNDELDEKSMRWLELSELA; encoded by the coding sequence ATGGCCAAGGAAATACCATACTTGGAAGTCCAGAACCTGACGAAATCGTTTGGTTCGCTGGTCCTTTTTGAGAATATCAGCTTTTCTATTGCCGAACGTCAGCGCGTAGGACTGATTGCCAAGAACGGCACAGGTAAGTCTACGCTCCTGTCATTACTGTCGGGTAAGGACGGTTATGATACGGGTGACATCATCTACAAGCGTGATCTGAAGGTAGGATTCCTGGAACAGTCGCCTGTGTTCGACCCCGACGACTCCGTGCTGGATGCCTGTTTCAATCATCAGGGTGACGACGAGAAGGTGCTGAAGGCCAAGCAGATTCTGACCCAACTGAAGATTCGCGACTTGCATCAGCCCATGAGGCAGTTGAGTGGCGGACAGCAGAAGCGTGTGGCCCTGGCCAATGTGCTGATTACCGAACCCGACCTGCTGATTCTCGACGAGCCCACCAACCATCTGGACCTGGAGATGATTGAATGGCTGGAAGGATTCCTGAACCGTGGCAATAAGACGCTGCTGATGGTTACCCACGACCGTTATTTCCTGGACCGCGTATGTTCCGTGATTCTCGAGATCGACGACCGCACCATATATACCTATCGTGGCAACTATTCCTATTATCTTGAGAAGCGACAGGAGCGCATCGATAATCGCAGGGCAGAGATAGCACGCGCCAATAATCTGTATCGTACCGAACTGGACTGGATGCGCCGCCAGCCTCAGGCTCGTGGTCATAAGGCCAAATACCGAGAGGATGCCTTCTACGACCTGGAACGTCTGGCCAAGTCGCGTATCGAGGAACGTGCCATCCGCCTGAAAGCCTCCAATGTCTATATCGGTTCCAAGATTTTCGAATGCCAGTATATCTCGAAGGCCTTTGATGATACCATTATCATGAAGGACTTCTACTATAATTTCTCGCGCTTCGAGAAGATGGGTATCGTCGGCAATAACGGCACGGGAAAATCTACGTTTCTGAAGATGCTGTTAGGACAACAGCAGCCCGATGAAGGCCGCATCGTTATTGGCGAGACGGTACGCTTCGGCTATTTCTCACAGGAAGGCCTGAAATTTGACGAGCAGCAGAAAGTGATCGATGTGGTCCGTGATATTGCTGAAGAGGTTGACCTGGGAAGCGGACGCCGCCTGTCGGCCAGCCAGTTCCTGCAGCATTTCCTCTTCACCCCCGAACAGCAGCACAACTATGTCTATAAACTCTCGGGTGGTGAGAAACGCAAGCTCTACCTCTGTACGGTATTGATGCGAAACCCCAACTTCCTGGTACTCGATGAGCCTACCAACGACCTGGATATCGTGACCCTTCAGATCCTGGAGGAATACCTGCAGGATTTCCCCGGTTGTGTGATTGTGGTCAGTCACGACCGCTATTTCATGGACAAGGTCGTTGACCACCTGCTGGTCTTCAAGGGACAGGGCGAGATTAAGGACTTCCCCGGCAACTATACCCAGTATCGCGAGTGGCAGGCCCTCCAGCCTAAGGAATCCGCATCTGCCGCCCAGAAACCTGCCAAGGTGACCACCGATACAAGGAGCGAGCGCGAGACGAAGCGCAAGATGTCGTTCAAGGAAAAGCGTGAGTTCGAGCAGCTGGAGAAAGATATCGCCACCCTGGAGGACGAGAAGAAGCAGATTGAGGATGCCCTCAGTTCCGGCACCCTTTCTGTTGACGAGATAACGCAGATGAGCAAACGTCTGCCATTGTTGAATGACGAGTTGGACGAGAAGTCCATGCGCTGGTTAGAACTAAGTGAGTTAGCATGA
- the recR gene encoding recombination mediator RecR encodes MQQYPSRLLERAVQEFSQLPGIGRKTALRLVLHLLRQDADDVFQFTDAISRMKEEVKFCKVCHNISDQDVCPICSNDRRDSSTICVVENIQDVMAVENTQQFTGLYHVLGGLISPMDGIGPADLEIESLVSRVSEGHVKEVILALSSTMEGDTTNFYIFRKLAPYDVKISIIARGIAVGNELEYTDEVTLGRSILNRTPFDGK; translated from the coding sequence ATACAACAATATCCTTCACGACTATTGGAGCGGGCAGTACAGGAGTTCTCCCAACTGCCGGGCATCGGACGCAAGACCGCCTTGCGACTGGTGCTCCACCTCTTGCGTCAGGATGCCGATGATGTGTTTCAGTTTACCGATGCCATCAGCCGGATGAAGGAAGAAGTGAAATTCTGCAAGGTCTGCCATAACATCAGCGACCAGGACGTCTGTCCTATCTGTTCCAACGACCGTCGTGACAGTTCTACTATCTGTGTGGTAGAGAATATCCAGGACGTGATGGCAGTAGAGAATACCCAACAGTTCACCGGCCTGTATCATGTCCTTGGCGGACTCATCTCGCCGATGGACGGCATTGGCCCCGCCGACCTGGAGATAGAGTCGCTGGTGTCGCGCGTTTCCGAGGGTCATGTGAAGGAAGTGATCCTGGCGTTGAGTTCCACCATGGAAGGCGACACCACCAATTTCTATATCTTCCGCAAGCTGGCCCCTTATGATGTGAAGATATCCATTATCGCCCGTGGTATTGCCGTGGGCAATGAGTTAGAATATACCGATGAGGTGACGTTAGGACGCTCTATCCTGAACCGGACCCCCTTCGATGGCAAATAA